One window of Novosphingobium sp. 9U genomic DNA carries:
- the accB gene encoding acetyl-CoA carboxylase biotin carboxyl carrier protein, translating to MNIDSALVRELAELLAATGLTEIEVEDGERKIRVVRQLAPVVASVAAPAAAAAPAPVAAAATPAEAPAAAAVSADAVKSPMVGTVYLAAEPSAPNFVSVGQQVKAGDVLLIVEAMKVMNQITAPKSGTVSAIMVENGQPVEYDQPLVVIG from the coding sequence GTGAACATCGACAGCGCCCTGGTGCGCGAGCTGGCCGAGCTGCTGGCGGCGACCGGCCTCACCGAGATCGAAGTGGAAGACGGCGAACGCAAGATCCGCGTCGTGCGCCAGCTCGCGCCCGTGGTGGCGAGCGTGGCCGCTCCGGCTGCGGCTGCGGCTCCCGCGCCGGTTGCGGCCGCCGCCACTCCGGCCGAGGCTCCTGCCGCCGCCGCGGTTTCGGCCGATGCCGTGAAGTCGCCGATGGTCGGCACCGTCTACTTGGCCGCCGAGCCGAGCGCGCCGAACTTCGTCAGTGTCGGCCAGCAGGTGAAAGCCGGCGACGTGCTGCTGATCGTTGAAGCGATGAAGGTCATGAACCAGATCACCGCGCCCAAGTCCGGCACGGTCTCGGCGATCATGGTCGAGAACGGCCAGCCCGTCGAATACGACCAGCCCTTGGTGGTGATCGGCTAA